In Longimicrobium sp., one genomic interval encodes:
- a CDS encoding di-trans,poly-cis-decaprenylcistransferase yields the protein MQSTLGKGGFAGLHLAVIMDGNGRWAVARGLPRVAGHREGAKAVRRVVEAAPGLGVGTLTLYAFSSDNWARPPREVGALMRLFRSYLASETQRLVENGVRLGVVGRRDRLSETLVRAIEGAEEATAGGARLHLRLAIDYSARDAIARAASLAGGREPDREEFAALLGQAIGDPFPVPDVDLLVRTGGEQRLSDFLLWECAYAELYFTPRQWPDFDAAALGEAVAEFRRRERRFGRVPAAAAG from the coding sequence ATGCAGAGCACTTTGGGCAAGGGCGGGTTCGCGGGGCTGCACCTGGCCGTGATCATGGACGGCAACGGCCGCTGGGCGGTGGCGCGGGGGCTCCCGCGGGTGGCCGGCCACCGCGAGGGGGCGAAGGCGGTGCGGCGGGTGGTGGAGGCGGCGCCCGGGCTGGGGGTGGGCACGCTCACGCTCTACGCGTTCAGCTCCGACAACTGGGCCCGCCCGCCGCGCGAGGTGGGGGCGCTGATGCGCCTCTTCCGCAGCTACCTGGCCTCGGAGACCCAGCGGCTGGTGGAGAACGGGGTGCGCCTGGGCGTGGTGGGCCGGCGCGACCGCCTGTCGGAGACGCTGGTGCGCGCCATCGAGGGCGCCGAGGAGGCGACCGCCGGCGGCGCGCGGCTGCACCTGCGCCTGGCGATCGACTACTCGGCGCGCGACGCCATCGCGCGCGCGGCGTCCCTCGCCGGGGGCCGCGAGCCGGACCGCGAGGAGTTCGCCGCGCTGCTGGGCCAGGCGATCGGCGACCCGTTCCCCGTGCCCGACGTGGACCTGCTGGTGCGCACGGGGGGCGAGCAGCGCCTCAGCGACTTCCTGCTCTGGGAGTGCGCCTACGCGGAGCTGTACTTCACCCCGCGCCAGTGGCCGGACTTCGACGCGGCCGCGCTCGGCGAGGCGGTGGCGGAGTTCCGCCGGCGCGAGCGCCGCTTCGGGCGGGTGCCGGCGGCGGCGGCGGGGTGA
- a CDS encoding transcriptional regulator, with protein sequence MAEARRAARQSAAEPLRSVPGGAEAGAPELDRLIHERVRLGIVSALAVNQSLAFNELKDMLGLTDGNLSVHARKLEEAGYVECTKKFEGRVPRTEFRLTEPGRRALEAYLAHMEALIHAVRER encoded by the coding sequence GTGGCTGAGGCCAGGCGGGCCGCGCGCCAGAGCGCGGCGGAGCCGCTGCGCAGCGTTCCCGGCGGCGCCGAGGCGGGCGCCCCCGAGCTGGACCGGCTCATCCACGAGCGGGTGCGGCTGGGGATCGTGAGCGCGCTGGCGGTGAACCAGTCGCTCGCCTTCAACGAGCTGAAGGACATGCTGGGGCTCACCGACGGCAACCTGAGCGTGCACGCCCGCAAGCTGGAGGAGGCGGGCTACGTGGAGTGCACCAAGAAGTTCGAGGGGCGCGTCCCCCGCACGGAGTTCCGGCTGACCGAGCCGGGGCGCCGCGCGCTGGAGGCGTACCTGGCCCACATGGAGGCGCTCATCCACGCGGTGCGCGAGCGCTGA